The Quercus robur chromosome 7, dhQueRobu3.1, whole genome shotgun sequence genome has a segment encoding these proteins:
- the LOC126692804 gene encoding probable glycosyltransferase At5g03795 isoform X2, with the protein MSGNYVNYNEVYHDRDIFVEDYKEMKRSFKIYVYPHKRNDRFANVLLPVGSKPGGNYASESYFKKVLMSSHFITKDPTKADLFFLPFSIASLRHDPRIGVGGIKDFIKDYILNISQKYPYWNRTGGADHFYVACHSVGRSAMDKANEVKFNAIQVVCSSTYFHPGYIAHKDACLPQIWPRQGVLPNLSSTNRKKLAFFAGKINSPVREKLLQVWRNDNEIFAHFGRLTTPYADELLGSKFCLHVKGYEVNTARIADSLYYGCVPVIIADYYDLPFADILNWKSFSINVATLDIPLLKKILKRLSFEEYLMLQRNALKVRQHFQWHLSPVDYDAFYMAMYELWLRRSSVRLPLNAFVHPN; encoded by the exons ATGAGTG GAAACTATGTGAATTACAACGAGGTGTACCATGATAGAGATATCTTTGTGGAAGACTATAAGGAAATGAAAAGGAGCTTTAAGATATATGTTTATCCTCACAAGCGAAATGATCGTTTTGCAAATGTGCTGTTGCCAGTGGGTTCCAAACCTGGGGGTAATTATGCTAGTGAAAGTTACTTTAAGAAGGTCCTTATGAGTAGCCATTTCATCACAAAAGATCCAACCAAGGCAGATCTTTTCTTTCTACCTTTCTCTATTGCAAGCTTGCGGCATGACCCTAGAATTGGTGTAGGAGGtattaaagattttattaaaGATTACATCCTCAATATTAGTCAGAAGTACCCATATTGGAATCGGACAGGTGGGGCTGATCATTTCTATGTTGCCTGTCATTCCGTTGGACGGTCAGCAATGGATAAAGCAAATGAAGTGAAATTCAATGCAATCCAAGTTGTGTGTTCTTCTACCTATTTCCACCCTGGGTACATTGCTCATAAAGATGCATGTCTACCACAAATTTGGCCAAGACAAGGAGTCCTCCCTAATCTTTCTTCAACAAACAG GAAGAAGCTCGCATTCTTTGCTGGAAAAATTAACTCCCCAGTTCGAGAAAAACTTCTTCAAGTATGGAGAAATGACAACGAGATCTTTGCCCACTTTGGCCGGCTCACGACTCCTTATGCTGATGAGCTGCTTGGGAGCAAATTCTGCCTCCATGTTAAAGGCTATGAAGTAAACACAGCTCGTATTGCAGATTCACTATATTATGGTTGTGTTCCTGTGATCATTGCCGACTACTATGATCTGCCATTTGCAGACATATTAAACTGGAAAAGTTTCTCAATTAATGTTGCCACTTTAGATATCCCATTGCttaaaaaaatccttaagaGGTTAAGCTTTGAAGAATATCTAATGTTACAAAGGAATGCATTGAAGGTGCGACAACATTTCCAGTGGCACCTTTCCCCGGTTGATTATGATGCATTTTACATGGCTATGTATGAGTTGTGGCTTCGTCGGAGTTCTGTAAGGCTGCCCTTGAATGCTTTTGTTCATCCCAATTGA
- the LOC126692804 gene encoding probable glycosyltransferase At5g03795 isoform X1: MARSSLLLHYFSGSGSGSFRRIFFFIFTTLALTTSLFILFSISTTSNLFTHYHPPDPSFLGLNSPFGSSTFSPLTRQTVSISFHNHSKTPFQFQVPQIVHLGEGGFGSQRPLEPRFPPDGHGNYVNYNEVYHDRDIFVEDYKEMKRSFKIYVYPHKRNDRFANVLLPVGSKPGGNYASESYFKKVLMSSHFITKDPTKADLFFLPFSIASLRHDPRIGVGGIKDFIKDYILNISQKYPYWNRTGGADHFYVACHSVGRSAMDKANEVKFNAIQVVCSSTYFHPGYIAHKDACLPQIWPRQGVLPNLSSTNRKKLAFFAGKINSPVREKLLQVWRNDNEIFAHFGRLTTPYADELLGSKFCLHVKGYEVNTARIADSLYYGCVPVIIADYYDLPFADILNWKSFSINVATLDIPLLKKILKRLSFEEYLMLQRNALKVRQHFQWHLSPVDYDAFYMAMYELWLRRSSVRLPLNAFVHPN; encoded by the exons ATGGCTCGCTCCTCCTTGCTGTTACACTACTTCTCAGGCTCAGGCTCAGGCTCATTCAGAcgtatcttcttcttcatcttcacaaCCTTAGCTCTCACAACCTCTCTCTTCATTCTCTTCTCCATATCCACCACCTCTAACCTCTTCACCCATTATCATCCACCTGACCCATCCTTTTTAGGCCTCAATTCTCCATTTGGGTCTTCAACTTTCTCTCCCCTTACTCGCCAAACCGTCTCTATTTCATTTCACAATCATTCCAAAACACCCTTTCAATTTCAAGTGCCCCAAATTGTTCATTTGGGAGAAGGAGGATTTGGAAGTCAACGCCCTCTAGAACCTCGATTCCCCCCAGACGGTCATG GAAACTATGTGAATTACAACGAGGTGTACCATGATAGAGATATCTTTGTGGAAGACTATAAGGAAATGAAAAGGAGCTTTAAGATATATGTTTATCCTCACAAGCGAAATGATCGTTTTGCAAATGTGCTGTTGCCAGTGGGTTCCAAACCTGGGGGTAATTATGCTAGTGAAAGTTACTTTAAGAAGGTCCTTATGAGTAGCCATTTCATCACAAAAGATCCAACCAAGGCAGATCTTTTCTTTCTACCTTTCTCTATTGCAAGCTTGCGGCATGACCCTAGAATTGGTGTAGGAGGtattaaagattttattaaaGATTACATCCTCAATATTAGTCAGAAGTACCCATATTGGAATCGGACAGGTGGGGCTGATCATTTCTATGTTGCCTGTCATTCCGTTGGACGGTCAGCAATGGATAAAGCAAATGAAGTGAAATTCAATGCAATCCAAGTTGTGTGTTCTTCTACCTATTTCCACCCTGGGTACATTGCTCATAAAGATGCATGTCTACCACAAATTTGGCCAAGACAAGGAGTCCTCCCTAATCTTTCTTCAACAAACAG GAAGAAGCTCGCATTCTTTGCTGGAAAAATTAACTCCCCAGTTCGAGAAAAACTTCTTCAAGTATGGAGAAATGACAACGAGATCTTTGCCCACTTTGGCCGGCTCACGACTCCTTATGCTGATGAGCTGCTTGGGAGCAAATTCTGCCTCCATGTTAAAGGCTATGAAGTAAACACAGCTCGTATTGCAGATTCACTATATTATGGTTGTGTTCCTGTGATCATTGCCGACTACTATGATCTGCCATTTGCAGACATATTAAACTGGAAAAGTTTCTCAATTAATGTTGCCACTTTAGATATCCCATTGCttaaaaaaatccttaagaGGTTAAGCTTTGAAGAATATCTAATGTTACAAAGGAATGCATTGAAGGTGCGACAACATTTCCAGTGGCACCTTTCCCCGGTTGATTATGATGCATTTTACATGGCTATGTATGAGTTGTGGCTTCGTCGGAGTTCTGTAAGGCTGCCCTTGAATGCTTTTGTTCATCCCAATTGA